A part of Streptomyces sp. NBC_00557 genomic DNA contains:
- the aceB gene encoding malate synthase A — protein MSAPAPSPLAIVDAEPLPRQEEVLTDAALAFVAELHRRFTPRRDELLARRSERRAEIARTSTLDFLPETAAIRADDSWKVAPAPAALNDRRVEITGPTDRKMTVNALNSGAKVWLADFEDASAPTWENVVLGQLNLIDAYTRNIDFTDERTGKSYALRPDEELATVVMRPRGWHLNERHLVDADGRQVPGAFVDFGLYFFHNAQRLLDLGKGPYFYLPKTESHLEARLWNDVFVFAQDYVGIPQGTIRATVLIETITAAYEMEEILWELRDHASGLNAGRWDYLFSIVKNFRDGGPKFVLPDRNAVTMTAPFMRAYTELLVRTCHKRGAHAIGGMAAFIPSRKDPEVNKVAFEKVRADKDREANDGFDGSWVAHPDLVPIAMEAFDTVLGDKPNQKDRLREDVHVTAADLIAVDSLDAKPTYAGLVNAVQVGIRYIEAWLRGLGAVAIFNLMEDAATAEISRSQIWQWINAGVEFENGEKATPELARKVAAEELSAIRQEIGEEAFAAGRWQEAHDLLLRVSLDEDYADFLTLPAYEQLGS, from the coding sequence ATGTCCGCACCAGCGCCGTCCCCGCTGGCCATCGTCGACGCCGAGCCCCTGCCCCGGCAGGAAGAGGTCCTCACGGACGCGGCGCTCGCCTTCGTGGCGGAGCTGCACCGGCGGTTCACCCCGCGCCGTGACGAACTCCTCGCCCGCCGGTCCGAGCGCCGCGCCGAGATCGCCCGCACCTCCACGCTCGACTTCCTGCCCGAGACGGCCGCGATCCGCGCGGACGACTCCTGGAAGGTCGCCCCGGCCCCGGCCGCGCTGAACGACCGGCGCGTCGAGATCACCGGCCCCACCGACCGGAAGATGACCGTCAACGCCCTCAACTCGGGCGCGAAGGTCTGGCTCGCCGACTTCGAGGACGCCTCCGCGCCCACCTGGGAGAACGTGGTCCTGGGCCAGCTCAACCTGATCGACGCCTACACCCGGAACATCGACTTCACGGACGAGCGCACCGGCAAGTCGTACGCCCTGCGCCCGGACGAGGAGCTGGCGACCGTCGTCATGCGCCCGCGCGGCTGGCACCTGAACGAGCGGCACCTCGTCGACGCCGACGGCCGCCAGGTCCCCGGCGCCTTCGTCGACTTCGGCCTGTACTTCTTCCACAACGCCCAGCGGCTGCTGGACCTCGGCAAGGGCCCGTACTTCTACCTGCCGAAGACCGAGTCGCACCTCGAGGCCCGCCTGTGGAACGACGTGTTCGTCTTCGCGCAGGACTACGTCGGCATCCCGCAGGGCACCATCCGCGCCACCGTCCTGATCGAGACCATCACGGCCGCCTACGAGATGGAGGAGATCCTCTGGGAACTGCGCGACCACGCCTCGGGGCTGAACGCCGGCCGCTGGGACTACCTGTTCTCCATCGTCAAGAACTTCCGTGACGGGGGCCCGAAGTTCGTGCTGCCGGACCGCAACGCGGTGACGATGACGGCCCCGTTCATGCGGGCGTACACCGAACTCCTGGTCCGCACCTGCCACAAGCGCGGCGCGCACGCGATCGGCGGCATGGCGGCGTTCATCCCGTCCCGCAAGGACCCCGAGGTCAACAAGGTGGCCTTCGAGAAGGTGCGCGCCGACAAGGACCGCGAGGCGAACGACGGTTTCGACGGCTCCTGGGTCGCCCACCCCGACCTGGTCCCGATCGCCATGGAGGCCTTCGACACGGTCCTCGGCGACAAGCCGAACCAGAAGGACCGGCTGCGCGAGGACGTGCACGTGACGGCGGCCGACCTGATCGCCGTCGACTCGCTGGACGCGAAGCCGACGTACGCGGGTCTCGTCAACGCCGTGCAGGTGGGCATCCGTTACATCGAGGCCTGGCTGCGCGGGCTCGGCGCGGTCGCCATCTTCAACCTGATGGAGGACGCTGCCACCGCCGAGATCTCCCGCTCCCAGATCTGGCAGTGGATCAACGCGGGCGTCGAGTTCGAGAACGGCGAGAAGGCCACGCCCGAACTCGCCCGCAAGGTCGCCGCCGAGGAACTGTCCGCCATCCGCCAGGAGATCGGCGAGGAGGCCTTCGCCGCCGGCCGCTGGCAGGAGGCCCACGACCTGCTGCTGCGGGTCTCCCTGGACGAGGACTACGCCGACTTCCTCACCCTGCCGGCGTACGAGCAGCTGGGAAGCTGA
- a CDS encoding nucleotidyltransferase family protein — MTRDPHGEVAGLLLAAGGGRRLGGRPKALLEHRGRPLVEHAAGVLRAAGCARVHVVLGARAGEVRERADLTGCALVDNPGWTEGMGSSLRAGLASLAGTGARAALVSLVDQPGIGAAAVARVLDAYEDETSLVSAAYDGVRGHPVLFGSAHWPGIAAAAAGDQGARAYLRDHAARLRLVECADVAEPYDIDTEADLRHLE, encoded by the coding sequence ATGACGCGCGATCCACACGGGGAGGTCGCCGGGCTGCTGCTCGCCGCCGGCGGGGGCCGGCGGCTCGGCGGACGGCCCAAGGCGCTGCTGGAGCACCGGGGAAGGCCGCTGGTGGAGCACGCGGCCGGGGTGCTGCGCGCCGCCGGGTGCGCACGGGTGCACGTCGTGCTCGGCGCCCGCGCCGGGGAGGTGCGGGAGCGGGCCGACCTCACCGGCTGCGCGCTCGTGGACAACCCCGGCTGGACCGAGGGCATGGGCTCCTCCCTGCGCGCCGGACTGGCCTCGCTCGCCGGGACGGGGGCGCGCGCCGCCCTGGTGAGTCTCGTCGACCAGCCGGGCATCGGGGCGGCGGCCGTGGCCCGTGTCCTGGACGCCTACGAGGACGAGACGTCGTTGGTCTCGGCCGCCTACGACGGCGTGCGCGGGCATCCCGTGCTGTTCGGCTCGGCCCACTGGCCGGGCATCGCGGCGGCCGCCGCGGGCGACCAGGGAGCGCGCGCCTATCTGCGGGACCACGCGGCGCGGCTCCGGCTCGTGGAGTGCGCCGACGTGGCCGAGCCGTACGACATCGACACCGAGGCCGACCTGCGCCACCTTGAGTGA